A DNA window from Helianthus annuus cultivar XRQ/B chromosome 15, HanXRQr2.0-SUNRISE, whole genome shotgun sequence contains the following coding sequences:
- the LOC118487444 gene encoding PKS-NRPS hybrid synthetase CHGG_01239-like, which produces MVWLMCDCSGEHRSKATIRKAGSKKIGRPFSLLAIRDVTNDTWELKVDNANHNHKPTTSLLGHAFVRRFTEAEYKLVEQLTAQNMEPLIIFQTLRKQFPDSLHVQKDVQNAVQKIRATPMDGKTPMQALESVLHDNRFIYDTRQERKTDVVTEIFFVHPYSITMWRAFPHVMLIDAPYKTNIYNMPFVQVVGLTSTNKSFCIAHAVICKERRDNYVWVLERIRSILHECMMPRVIVTDRELALINACAKVFPNASRLLFQFHIEQNICRHCKQGFNKEDWGKFMSYWRRV; this is translated from the coding sequence ATGGTATGGCTTATGTGCGACTGTAGTGGTGAGCACCGTAGTAAAGCAACAATTAGGAAAGCTGGTAGCAAAAAAATCGGGCGCCCATTTTCATTACTCGCCATCCGGGACGTGACGAATGACACGTGGGAGTTAAAAGTGGACAACGCGAACCATAACCACAAACCTACCACGAGTCTGTTGGGCCACGCTTTTGTGCGAAGATTTACTGAAGCCGAATACAAGCTAGTGGAGCAGCTAactgctcaaaacatggagccactTATCATATTTCAAACCCTAAGAAAGCAGTTCCCCGACAGCCTGCATGTTCAGAAAGACGTGCAAAATGCGGTACAAAAAATTAGAGCGACACCGATGGACGGAAAGACTCCTATGCAGGCACTTGAAAGCGTGCTGCATGACAACCGATTCATTTACGACACCCGACAGGAACGCAAAACAGATGTCGTGACAGAGATTTTCTTTGTTCATCCTTATTCAATCActatgtggcgtgcattcccgcaCGTGATGTTGATCGACGCGCCCTACAAAACAAACATCTACAACATGCCATTTGTCCAGGTTGTGGGTTTGACGTCGACCAACAAGTCTTTTTGTATCGCACATGCCGTTATTTGCAAAGAACGAAGGGATAACTACGTGTGGGTGCTTGAGCGGATCAGGTCAATTTTGCATGAATGTATGATGCCGCGTGTGATAGTCACGGATAGAGAGCTTGCCCTAATTAACGCGTGTGCTAAAGTATTCCCGAACGCATCTAGGCTTCTATTCCAATTTCACATCGAACAAAATATATGTAGACATTGCAAGCAAGGGTTCAATAAAGAAGATTGGGGGAAATTTATGTCGTACTGGCGGAGAGTGTGA